In a genomic window of Thermincola ferriacetica:
- a CDS encoding TIGR04190 family B12-binding domain/radical SAM domain protein, which translates to MIKDLFRRDMVFIHAPSVYDFRKDTIMFGPISDVVPSSPTFEMYPIGITSIAETLEQEGFNVQIINMAYRMLTDRSYDVEKVIAKMNPRSFAFDLHWLPHCHGSIEIAKICKKYHPDIPIIFGGLSASYYHEELIRYPCVDFVVRGDSTEEPVRQLMWAIRNGSSFASIPNLTWKKPDGSVVVNPLTHVPENIDYVSIPCYHYVVRSVFKYGSLANTVPYTDWLKYPITALLTARGCTQNCSICGGSRFAYKNICNREKPAYRSPQSLVNDIKQIQKLGRAPIFVLHDLRQAGPQYVDEFFSLLKQENIKNELVIELFYPAGDDYFAKIADAVPKFSLEMTLETHIESIRKLNGKFACSNEEVENTIASAFKFGCRKIDIFFMSGIPTQTYQDVIGSIDYCRHLLEKFNGDKRLALFIAPLAPFLDPGCLAFEQPEKYGYKKFCHTLEDHRQALLQPSWKHILSFETETMTRDDIVRSTYEAALKLNRLKYEFNLIDRELFEQIDFRIRAAQQVMDEIDEIITIENSKEKEERLAELKQKVEQLNRHTICGKDELKWPISERYGSIFSLTGVFMKLFVTEMRLLWKRFKINLAERPTKQNYNV; encoded by the coding sequence ATGATTAAAGATCTATTTAGAAGGGACATGGTTTTTATCCATGCTCCCAGTGTGTATGACTTCAGAAAAGATACCATCATGTTTGGCCCTATCAGCGATGTGGTCCCTTCTTCACCTACTTTTGAAATGTATCCAATCGGTATTACCAGTATCGCCGAAACCCTGGAACAGGAAGGGTTCAATGTGCAAATTATAAATATGGCTTACCGGATGTTAACTGATCGAAGCTATGACGTTGAAAAAGTAATTGCCAAGATGAACCCACGTTCTTTTGCATTTGACCTGCATTGGCTGCCACATTGCCATGGCAGCATTGAAATAGCTAAAATCTGTAAAAAGTACCATCCTGACATACCTATAATTTTTGGTGGGTTGTCTGCATCTTATTACCACGAAGAACTTATCAGATACCCCTGTGTTGATTTTGTTGTCAGGGGAGACAGTACAGAAGAACCTGTAAGACAGCTCATGTGGGCCATCAGGAACGGTTCATCTTTTGCATCTATCCCTAACCTGACCTGGAAAAAGCCCGATGGTTCCGTGGTTGTCAACCCACTTACTCATGTACCGGAAAATATAGATTATGTTTCCATTCCCTGTTATCATTATGTAGTGAGGTCTGTATTTAAATATGGCAGCCTAGCCAACACTGTTCCATATACAGACTGGTTAAAATACCCTATTACTGCCCTGCTCACCGCACGTGGCTGTACCCAGAACTGTTCCATCTGTGGAGGTTCCAGGTTTGCCTACAAAAATATATGCAACCGGGAGAAACCCGCATACAGGTCACCTCAATCTCTTGTAAACGACATAAAACAAATTCAAAAACTGGGCAGAGCCCCGATCTTTGTATTGCATGATTTACGGCAGGCTGGGCCTCAATATGTTGATGAGTTCTTCTCTTTACTTAAGCAAGAGAATATCAAAAACGAGTTGGTAATTGAATTATTCTACCCTGCCGGTGATGATTATTTTGCCAAAATCGCCGATGCCGTACCGAAGTTCAGTCTGGAAATGACTCTGGAAACCCATATTGAATCAATCAGGAAACTAAATGGAAAATTTGCCTGCAGTAACGAAGAAGTGGAAAATACAATTGCCTCAGCCTTTAAATTTGGGTGCCGCAAAATTGATATTTTCTTCATGAGCGGTATTCCAACCCAGACTTATCAGGATGTTATCGGTTCCATCGATTACTGCCGGCATTTGCTGGAGAAATTCAACGGAGATAAGAGACTGGCTCTGTTTATAGCCCCTTTGGCACCGTTTCTAGACCCCGGCTGTCTGGCTTTCGAACAGCCGGAAAAATACGGCTACAAAAAGTTCTGTCATACTTTGGAGGACCACAGACAAGCCCTCCTGCAGCCGAGTTGGAAACATATCCTCAGCTTTGAAACCGAGACCATGACGAGGGACGATATTGTGCGGTCGACTTATGAAGCTGCCCTCAAGCTGAACCGGCTAAAATATGAATTCAATTTGATTGACAGAGAGTTATTTGAACAAATAGACTTCCGGATCAGGGCCGCACAACAGGTTATGGATGAAATAGACGAAATAATTACCATAGAAAACAGTAAAGAAAAAGAAGAAAGGCTTGCTGAACTGAAACAAAAGGTTGAGCAGTTGAACCGCCACACTATCTGCGGTAAAGATGAGTTAAAGTGGCCGATTTCGGAACGATACGGAAGTATTTTCTCTCTGACCGGAGTGTTTATGAAACTGTTTGTCACCGAAATGCGATTACT
- a CDS encoding CtsR family transcriptional regulator, producing MPSLVDFIEEYIKQMLQKSEVVLIRRNELAEKFDCVPSQINYVLSTRFTIDRGYVVESRRGGGGYIKILKLNAKEKDKLLEILYKTVGNEISLAGALGLVERLFDDELITFREASMIDNVIRRVTGHDKSRKGDMFRAEILKSMLMALLKGG from the coding sequence TTGCCAAGTTTAGTAGACTTTATTGAAGAATATATAAAACAGATGCTGCAAAAATCAGAAGTGGTACTGATTAGACGCAACGAACTGGCAGAAAAATTTGACTGTGTCCCTTCCCAAATTAATTACGTTTTAAGTACCCGGTTTACTATTGACCGCGGTTATGTAGTAGAAAGCAGGCGGGGTGGCGGAGGTTATATAAAAATATTGAAACTTAACGCCAAGGAAAAAGATAAATTGCTGGAAATCCTTTATAAGACTGTAGGTAATGAGATAAGCCTGGCAGGCGCCCTGGGCCTGGTAGAACGCTTATTTGATGATGAGTTAATTACTTTCCGGGAGGCTTCGATGATTGATAATGTAATTAGAAGGGTTACCGGCCATGATAAAAGCCGGAAAGGAGATATGTTCAGGGCGGAGATTCTTAAATCCATGCTAATGGCACTGTTAAAAGGGGGGTAA
- a CDS encoding protein arginine kinase, with protein MSIEKTVSQPVSNWAKGDGPESDIVISSRIRLARNISGYAFPHTMSNQAADEILNAVRLAVDNDEVRQEFGPLEFVRLEELSPVERQILLEKHLISPQLLEDIKNRAVILSEDEFLSIMINEEDHLRIQLFLPGLQLEEAWQKANRVDDLLEKTLDYAFCEQRGYLTACPTNVGTGLRASVMLHLPALVIAGQINNIITAISQLGLAVRGYYGEGTKAVGHLFQISNQITLGQAEEEIIRNLLTVARQIINQERSARAALYKNNKSQLEDKIFRSLGILSYSRMITTEEALTMLSDVRLGIALGILDNLTQRDINELMMLIRPAFLQKMAAREMTAQERDTERARIIRLRMEKLKK; from the coding sequence ATGTCTATCGAAAAAACTGTTAGCCAGCCGGTTAGCAACTGGGCCAAAGGTGACGGACCTGAATCTGATATAGTTATCAGCAGCCGGATAAGATTGGCCCGCAACATCAGTGGATATGCATTCCCCCATACAATGTCTAACCAAGCAGCCGATGAAATTTTAAATGCCGTACGGTTGGCTGTTGATAATGATGAGGTAAGGCAGGAATTCGGCCCACTGGAATTTGTGAGGCTGGAAGAGCTGAGCCCGGTAGAAAGGCAAATTTTGTTGGAAAAGCATTTGATCAGCCCTCAACTATTGGAAGATATAAAAAACCGGGCTGTAATCTTATCAGAAGATGAATTTTTGAGCATAATGATTAATGAAGAAGACCATTTGCGTATTCAACTGTTTTTGCCAGGCCTACAACTGGAGGAAGCCTGGCAGAAAGCTAACCGGGTTGATGATTTATTAGAGAAAACCCTTGATTATGCTTTCTGTGAGCAGCGGGGTTATCTGACGGCTTGTCCTACTAATGTCGGTACCGGGTTAAGGGCTTCTGTGATGTTGCATCTACCTGCCCTGGTAATAGCAGGCCAAATAAATAATATTATAACAGCTATATCCCAGTTGGGACTGGCCGTACGTGGTTATTACGGCGAAGGAACCAAGGCAGTGGGACATTTGTTTCAGATTTCCAACCAGATTACTTTAGGCCAGGCCGAAGAAGAAATAATCAGGAATCTCTTGACCGTAGCAAGACAGATTATCAATCAGGAACGGTCGGCGCGGGCGGCCCTTTATAAAAACAATAAAAGCCAGTTGGAGGATAAAATATTCCGGTCGTTGGGAATTTTAAGTTATTCTCGCATGATTACAACAGAAGAGGCCCTGACCATGCTTTCTGATGTCAGGTTGGGCATAGCTCTGGGAATACTGGACAATCTTACCCAGCGGGATATAAACGAATTAATGATGCTAATCAGGCCGGCCTTTTTGCAAAAAATGGCTGCCAGAGAGATGACAGCTCAGGAACGGGATACAGAGCGAGCGAGGATAATTCGTTTGCGAATGGAAAAACTAAAAAAGTAA
- a CDS encoding UvrB/UvrC motif-containing protein, with amino-acid sequence MLCEKCQQRAATVLITKIVNGHKTETRLCEVCAQQENAFAVHLEPKMVLHNIFADLFNSAYGGLDQPKVSSAYGAKCPGCAFTDAHFAKIGKLGCDKCYHTFEEKIDPLLRRIHGTNKHTGKVPFRTGGTLKIRKGIDSLKLELQQAVKHEEYEKAAELRDKIRELEKKLHEGEK; translated from the coding sequence ATGTTGTGTGAAAAATGCCAGCAGCGGGCAGCAACGGTGTTGATCACAAAAATAGTTAACGGACATAAGACGGAAACCCGCTTATGCGAAGTTTGCGCCCAGCAGGAAAACGCCTTTGCTGTTCACCTGGAACCCAAGATGGTTTTGCATAACATCTTTGCCGATTTGTTTAATTCGGCGTACGGCGGACTGGACCAGCCTAAAGTTTCGTCAGCTTACGGAGCTAAATGCCCTGGCTGTGCATTTACCGATGCCCATTTCGCGAAGATAGGAAAATTAGGCTGTGATAAATGTTATCATACCTTTGAGGAGAAAATTGACCCTTTGCTGAGAAGAATTCACGGAACCAACAAACATACCGGAAAAGTGCCCTTTAGAACCGGCGGGACCTTGAAGATCCGGAAGGGCATAGATTCTTTGAAGTTGGAATTACAGCAGGCTGTTAAGCACGAAGAATACGAAAAAGCGGCAGAATTGAGAGATAAAATACGTGAGTTGGAAAAAAAACTGCATGAGGGGGAAAAATGA